In the Rhinopithecus roxellana isolate Shanxi Qingling chromosome 16, ASM756505v1, whole genome shotgun sequence genome, GGACCCATAGTGAATGCTCAAGAAATATTAACacatcactattattattactggGAAAAACTCACACTATCAGGCCGTTTATCACTTCCTACCCAGGAAGGCAAACAGTCATAAGGGAATCACAATCTCGTGAAAATCTTGGCTGCCAAGCAACGATAGCCTTATTTCACAGAGAGCATACTGAAGACACGGCTCAAGATTTCTACAACCTGGAAGGAAGAAGTAGTCATTAGAGAAGGATCAGCATTTCTGATTTCTAGAAGGGGCCTATCAcctataaaaaaaagaataaggcttGTTTTCCATTTGCCAAAGGTGGACTTGAATTAAATGGTGGACGTTAGAGGGAAATGTCTGCTCACTATAAGAAAGGTTAGTATCAGGAACAATTGCTTCATAAAAGGATAGCCTGTCTTGAAGGATACTGTACTGTTAACTAAGTGTGAAAGCAGGAGTTTCATACGTCAAGGATGCTAATTGCCCTGCACCTTTGTAAGCACATTGTGTGCGGACCCATTCGATTTTCTCCACAGCCACCCTGCTGCACTGTCTATATTCTTAACCACCATAATTCGCTGCCTACCTCCCAGCTCTGAAATCCTGGGCAAGTTACCTAGCTTCTCTGCGTCTCCATTTcgtcatttataaaatgaggacaatgaTAGCACTTGCCTCAGATGATAGTAATAGATTAATTGCATTGATACATTTGCTTAGCACTTAGAACAGTCCCTGACACATagcaagtattttattatttttatacaaaggTCATTTCAActtttaagaaaatcttttacTTGGATGGCAAGTTACAGAAGCCACAAAGAACTCTGTCTTGGCTACAGTGAGCAATCTGACACAATTTTTTACCAAATAAGTGGAACTCAAGGCTTGCCTTCAGCCCTGATTCTCTAACAGCAGTGAAAAATGTGAGCAAAACTCCTACAGTGAGAGACCTACATTGAGACCAGATTCTCTATACTTTGTCATGGCTGATAAAGTAAAGCCCTGAAAAGAGTGGTCTAGTCCATAAGCCTCTGCTCCCTTCTCTTATCCTCAATGCCTCAGCCAATCATTCAAACGACACTTTCAGCAGAACCCTTAACTGCTTCACACACTGGGCTTTACCTAGCACCTACTTAACCAATTCCCAAACCTAGTCAATCCAATCCACTTCCTTGTGCCTGCCATCCAACTGCAACCTGGCATCCAACATAGCCTAGTAAGCCTTCTACTCGTCCTTAACTTACTCCTTTAGATTCTCATAGAGGCAACATTAAACGTTTACTGCACTCAAGCTTCCAAATGATCCTTCCCTGTTCTCATGTATCCTAGATTCCTCAGTAATTGGAAAATAGGCACAATCAGAAACAAATTCTACTTTTCATATACCTACCTCTATACCCCTAAACCCCTGCAACAACAAATCAATTCAACATTTACGGATACCTTTGCCTAGCCTTTTCACTCTCCTTCCTGTTTCAGAAGAACAATAAGTTTCTAGATCTCCTTTCTAAGGCCAactctttcttctgttctctggTGCTACTCAAGAAATGATCATAATCTTCTTGGTTCAATTGTCTGGCAACCATTCCCCTGACTCCCACCTCTGTTAGATCTTCAAAATTGTTCTACTAATCTATAAACatacactggaaaaaaaatgttttcagaccTGTTTTCCTCATTTAAGTCTTCATTAAAGTGGTCTCTTGCTACAGGTATGTAACTGGTTGAACTCATAAATGTGAACCACTGGAAGGGAATCTGATACAAGTTATTCTTGATTACAATCAATCTTTTAAGTACGCTTAAGGGTCCTAACATCCAGCAGCCTTGGATTTAAtgattcttaaattatttctcccatttatactgtgtttttaacaaacataataaaggaaaatatgccAGAGGTTTATTATATATGACAAACTGTACTTTAAATAAATGTTGCTATTGACTTGAGGATTTCTTGTACAAAGTTTATAGATTACCAATATTAATACcttaaaaatgctttttgaagGATAATTCTTACACGAGCTAAGTAAGCCCTTAGTCTACAGAATAATGATGGAAGTTATGAACAATGCTATGATCATGTAAATTGTCCATATACCCTTAGAACcttatttgatttaaaaacttCCCATCTATAGAGAATAAGtttacagaaataaatgtttccatACCTTCTAGGAAAACGATCTAAAATAGGAGAGAATATGATgtatttaaggaaaacaaaagcaagccaGTGAGGGCGAAGCACAGAAAAcaatgggggaggagggaaggaccAAATTCCTCAGGGCCTCCTAGCCCAGAATTAATACATTTTGGCATACTCATGAGAACAGGAAGCaaaagaaaagctttcagctGGGAGATGGAAGGATCAGGTCCGCAATTTTAAAAGGATGACTCTAGTCGCTGTATAGAGAATGAATGGATAGCCGACCAGAGTGTGATGAGCACAAGTGGGAGTTAGGAAGTTGCTTCAGAAGTCTAAGAGGGAAATGCTGGTAGCCAGGACCAGAGTGGCAATAGAGGTAGAAATAAGGAGATAGATTCCAGCTGATAAAATCAGTAAGACTTGAGGAATGATTAGATATGGGGGAAAGAAAAGAGGTACCAAGGACATGTTGGTTTCctgcatttatatacatatatacatggaaATGCCAGTAACACATCTTGTACAATATATACCAAGTTGTTAACAGAAGTTACCTGTTGAAAGGGAAGATGACTTTTACATAGTTAAAAGTAGACTTTTAAAACTACATAGATATGTacactgtttaaatattttataatcagcAGGTATACATTGCCTTCTACTTAAACTCATGTGCAATTTGCCTCCCTGAAAAGGATAGGAATGGCATTTTAGGGAGAAGGAACAATGTATCCCAAAGCACAGACACATGAAAgtacatgacatatttaaagaatATCAAGTGGTCTAATGTTTGTAGAATAAGAAGGAAAGATGTATACTGGAACAGAGATGAGGAGAGGATTGAAGCTATTGCAGAATATGGCCAGATCATAAAGAACCTTCTATCTGAGGCTAAAGAAATCATTCCTTAAAGAGTAGGAAATGGGGAAGCAAATGAAGGTTTCAGGCAAGAGGGTGAAAAATATCAagtttaaattttagaaagatttctcAAGAGGCAGTATAAAGACTGAACCAAAAGGAGACAGAAGACAGCCTGGGAGATCACTCAGGCAAGAACTTAAGGCAAAATCAGGGGCAACAGATAAGGGAAGAAATTTGAGATTCATTTCAGAAGTTGACAGGACTTGGTGATTAAGCTAATccaacagagaaaaggaaaagtcaaagaTGCTTCCATGATTTCTAGTTTAGGAAATTAGTGATGacatcaaatgagataatgcaagaACAGGTAAAGTGAGAAGATTAACAATTTCTGTGTTGAAGATAATGAAGTTTAAATACCTCTGGAGGCAGGGCAAGTTACCCAACAAGAAATCAGACTATTTAAGTTTGAATTTGAAGAACAAGGTCGAGAATGGGAGCACATGAACACTATTACTcagaagagagaattttaaaccTGTGGACACTGTCTTACCCTCAATGCAATTTCACTCCATCTTGAGGCAACCGTCAATTGACCAGTTCCATTTATTTTCATAGTCGTAAAAATTCCACAAAATTGTTAGTTTCTGTAAGCGATAACTTTAAAAAGTCAGAGCTTTTGTCTTGTTCTGAGtcatttttcccctttcctctttgTATGCCATTCTTTCTGTCAAACTAGTTAAGGAAGCTATATGAGGTATAAGgaagaatattaagaaaaatttgttattcttattattttgtcttaattgtaaaggcaaagaaaagaacattCGACTATTCTACCTTTAGCAAAACCTAAGTTAATGATTTACCTATGTGACTCTCCACTAATTTTCTCTTGCAAATCATCACCCCTTAATTAATGGACATCCCCAAGGCAGTCAACTCAAGCTGTAGCTTTAACCACAGAGGTTAAACAATTCACAGTCCTGTTGTTGCTGTCAGAAATCCAAGTTACACTGTACCTTTGTCTAATCAATGGTGCCCTACTTTGGTGGGAGATGGAGAGGAAGGGACCTGTTGGCAAGGAAACAGCTGCTTCCTTCCTGAACAAGGGAAAACCAGTAAGGTGACAGATGGGCAGAGCAGAAAAGTAGCCAAAAATTGCTCTGGCTCCTGGTTGGCAATAATTTTTGGAACTGAGGCACAACTGAATACTTTAAAGTATATCAACAATTGAGAGAGAGTATTGTTTACCTGGGTGCGCCGAAGTTCAACAAGCCTTCCCACACATTTTCTACATTTGAAAAACTCTTAAGTTTGCAGTAGTACAAAGAGCTTATCCTTAGCCTACGTACAGTGGGCAAAGACTGCAAGGCACTGTCCCATTTCACTTTAGGATTGCACCCAAGCAAATGCActttctggttaaaaaaaaaaaaaaggaaaatttttattttctctataataTAGTTGTATGACTGACTAGAATTACTattaaaatctcattaaaaatgtttGCCTTAAAAGTTTACTTTTATATACTTAATTTGAAAGGATTTGTTGTAAACTTTTATAATTTGTTCTCTAATCATTCCCCCTCCCATCCACTTCGGTACCcagaaaactaaatatccaaGAATTCCTGGGTAAAACAGACAACCACTAGACTGATACAACTAACGTATTTTGTTTTAAGCTGTATAGTTCTTCATCAAATGGAAATCAGCAAACCactgaaaataacattaaaaattagtgTGGGCATGAAGTATGGAATTTTAAACATCAGTTTACTATGCTGATTAAGtcaacatttatattttcatcagAACTTAATAATCCCATAAATAAATAGAGctctcaattatttaaaaaaatcaagggaTAACATATGTATTTAGACATAGTAGCAGCGTAAAGATGTATGCTTCAACACACTTATTGGGGAAACGTCTGAAAATATTACTACACTGAATTCAAAGGTATCCGCAGGAACCTGACATAGAAGTTCTCTAGAATAACATCATTTCAggaaatttcaaaaaagaaaaggggtaGAATAGGAAATAGCCTCAAATTAATTGACAAAGTTCAGTGTTTGCCCCAACTTGATTATTCTCTCTCCACTGCAAAAAGAAAGTCTCAGGATGAGTGAATCACTTAGACGAAAGTTCATCTAGTGGAATAAATGGAGAAGCCGCTTGGGCAGGTGACACAGGAGAGTCGGTGGTAGTGCTGACTTTCGCTGGTGAGTTACAAGAAGATCCGGCACTGCTGCTGTTTCCATCAAGGGTATCCgaagatacacacacaccagGATCTGACAGCTGTGCAACGTCAGAAGAAAGCATGTTGGTGATGCCCTGGAAAAATCTCTTTGGCTGATAATCAGTTtccatttcacattttcttttcaatggTCCAAGAACACTTGGTCTAATGCAATTGATGGGGCTCTGGCTTCTCCGGGTGGTAAATCGGGTCGTTGGGCTGGGAATAGGGCTTGGAGGCAATCCGTTGCTACTTACAAAACTTTGCAAGGATGGCGAAAAACACTGCTTCCCAATTCCCCGAGTGGGTGACGGTGCCGGTGACACAGGAATGAAATCGATGCGCTTGGGGGAGGCGGATTTCTCCACGTcgttgtcactcaggctgaaacTTTCCTCCCAGGAGTGGCTTATCTGCATTGCGGTCTGCACCTCCCGTTCGTGGACCGTCTCTCGGTTGATCAAGTCCATGCCTTCTTCTTGTTTGATCTGGTGCAAGCGGCTGCTGTGCATGCGGACAGGGGAGGCCGGTAGCAGCAGGCCGTGGCGGCTCGGGAACGTTGTGCTGTTCCGCCTGGCGCTCGGCGCCTCGGCCTGGAACACCGGCGAAGTGTCACTGAGGCCGTGGATCAGGGGGGCGCTGTTAGACCTCCTGaggcccccgccgccgccgctgccgccgccctCCGCCGGGCTCCCGCCCGTACCCGGAGGCAGCTCCAGGTCTAGCTCCATCTTCTCCTGAGCCATGTCGGGGGCAGGGAGGCGGGGGAGGTGCTCAGTCAGGGACCTAGGATTCCCATTCCCCGCAGTCcagggccgccgccgccgctgccgccgccaccGAGAATCTGTCAGCGGGCTGGCCCCTCTGCGCATGCGTACCCCTTCGCGCAGGCGCTCGCGATGTCCGTCCTCGAGGCGCCTGCTTTCTGCGTAATATCTGCGCGGCAGTGGTAGGGGAGGGGCGAGGAGTGGTCGGGCCGCTAGTCCGTATATTCCTTCAGCAAAGCTATTGAGCGCAAACTGGCATTGACGGACGTCAATAAGATTGTCATATTCTGGAGTACATACTTATAAAACGAACAAAGCCCTGAAAGAGAGGCCCATGGTGATGTGGGGCTGTATGACGGGGAGTGGCGCTTGGCCtaatcagggagggcttcctcgAGGAAGGAACAGTGTCCTGAAATCCGAAGAAGTGGGCGAAATGGGTGCGATGTAAAACTTCGCAGGAAGCGGGAAGCGGGAAGCAAGGGCGACCCAGCCAGTTGGCAGGCGGGAaccaggaggagaggagaaagtgtGGCCTGGAGTGGACAGTGAGGACTGGCGTGACGTGAGGTGGTGGACCAGACCACATTCTGGTCTTTATCTTGAGAACAATGAAAACTTAAAGGGTTTTCAAGCATGGGTATAATAGCAACTGAAAAGCTCACTGGCCTGCAGTCTGGAGAACAAATATTGGGAGATTAAAACCTTACAGAAAAAAGGCCAGAGAGGATGGTAATTTGCACGAAGGTGACAGTGTGgaagtggagatggagagaaaagTAAATGAGAACTGTTTAGGTTAGGGGAGAAAGCCAAAACAGGGGATGGTATTGATACTGATTTACAGTCATAGTTCCAGCACAAGCATATGTGTGAAGTATGAAGGATTAAAGGAAAACCAGTaggtcctcacattttaaaaataaaaacaccattcTTGGCTCATGTAATTAATATGAAACCTTGATATCTCATTAAAAGTgagtttatttgttcatttatttattcagtcagtcaaggttttttttttccagcatac is a window encoding:
- the FAM122A gene encoding protein FAM122A: MRRGASPLTDSRWRRQRRRRPWTAGNGNPRSLTEHLPRLPAPDMAQEKMELDLELPPGTGGSPAEGGGSGGGGGLRRSNSAPLIHGLSDTSPVFQAEAPSARRNSTTFPSRHGLLLPASPVRMHSSRLHQIKQEEGMDLINRETVHEREVQTAMQISHSWEESFSLSDNDVEKSASPKRIDFIPVSPAPSPTRGIGKQCFSPSLQSFVSSNGLPPSPIPSPTTRFTTRRSQSPINCIRPSVLGPLKRKCEMETDYQPKRFFQGITNMLSSDVAQLSDPGVCVSSDTLDGNSSSAGSSCNSPAKVSTTTDSPVSPAQAASPFIPLDELSSK